A single genomic interval of Lynx canadensis isolate LIC74 chromosome A2, mLynCan4.pri.v2, whole genome shotgun sequence harbors:
- the NME6 gene encoding nucleoside diphosphate kinase 6 isoform X2: MRELLWRKEDCQKFYQEHEGRFFYQRLVEFMASGPIRAYILARKDAIQLWRTLMGPTRVFQARHVAPDSIRGSFGLTDTRNTTHGSDSVVSASREIAAFFPDFSEQRWYEEEEPQLRCGPVRYSPEGGIHCAAGAGDPGPACRRPVGL; this comes from the exons ATGAGAGAACTTCTGTGGAGAAAAGAAGATTGCCAGAAGTTTTACCAAGAACACGAAG GTCGTTTTTTCTATCAGCGGCTGGTGGAGTTCATGGCCAG TGGGCCAATCCGAGCCTACATCCTTGCCCGCAAGGATGCCATCCAGCTTTGGAGGACACTGATGGGACCCACCAGAGTGTTTCAAGCACGTCACGTGGCCCCAGATTCAATTCGTGGAAGTTTTGGCCTCACTGACACCCGCAACACAACCCATGGCTCTG ACTCTGTGGTTTCAGCCAGTAGAGAGATCGCGGCCTTCTTCCCTGACTTCAGTGAACAGCGCTGGTATGAGGAAGAGGAGCCGCAGCTGCGCTGTGGCCCTGTGCGCTATAGTCCAGAGGGAGGCATCCACTGCGCGGCCGGAGCAGGAGACCCAGGACCAGCCTGCCGCAGGCCTGTGGGTCTGTGA
- the NME6 gene encoding nucleoside diphosphate kinase 6 isoform X1, with translation MTSILRSPQALQLTLALIKPDAVAHPLILEAVHQQILSNKFLIVRMRELLWRKEDCQKFYQEHEGRFFYQRLVEFMASGPIRAYILARKDAIQLWRTLMGPTRVFQARHVAPDSIRGSFGLTDTRNTTHGSDSVVSASREIAAFFPDFSEQRWYEEEEPQLRCGPVRYSPEGGIHCAAGAGDPGPACRRPVGL, from the exons ATGACCTCGATCTTGAGAAGCCCTCAGGCTCTCCAGCTCACTCTGGCCCTGATCAAGCCTGATGCGGTTGCTCACCCCCTGATTCTGGAG GCTGTTCATCAGCAGATTCTGAGCAACAAGTTCCTTATTGTACGAATGAGAGAACTTCTGTGGAGAAAAGAAGATTGCCAGAAGTTTTACCAAGAACACGAAG GTCGTTTTTTCTATCAGCGGCTGGTGGAGTTCATGGCCAG TGGGCCAATCCGAGCCTACATCCTTGCCCGCAAGGATGCCATCCAGCTTTGGAGGACACTGATGGGACCCACCAGAGTGTTTCAAGCACGTCACGTGGCCCCAGATTCAATTCGTGGAAGTTTTGGCCTCACTGACACCCGCAACACAACCCATGGCTCTG ACTCTGTGGTTTCAGCCAGTAGAGAGATCGCGGCCTTCTTCCCTGACTTCAGTGAACAGCGCTGGTATGAGGAAGAGGAGCCGCAGCTGCGCTGTGGCCCTGTGCGCTATAGTCCAGAGGGAGGCATCCACTGCGCGGCCGGAGCAGGAGACCCAGGACCAGCCTGCCGCAGGCCTGTGGGTCTGTGA